A region from the Geobacter benzoatilyticus genome encodes:
- a CDS encoding LrgB family protein: MSVDMQQVWVYLSTSPLLWLTLTLIAYQIGTWIFSRLDFHPVLNPVLTAIILLVVLLKVSGIDYQTYFKGAQFIHFLLGPATVALAIPLHRELEIIRKSFVPIIVTLAAGSLAAIASAVGIVWALGGESVLLLTVAPKSVTTPIAMGISEQIGGLPSLTAVVVVLTGITGAVGGDFVLNRLRINDDKARGMALGVASHGVGTAHAIQRSRVAGAFSALAMALNGLFTALLLPALVRLLQ, translated from the coding sequence ATGAGCGTAGATATGCAGCAAGTATGGGTTTACCTGTCAACGTCCCCCCTCCTGTGGCTGACGTTGACCCTTATCGCCTACCAGATCGGCACCTGGATTTTCAGCCGGCTCGACTTCCACCCCGTGCTGAACCCGGTGCTGACCGCCATCATTCTGCTCGTGGTGCTGCTGAAGGTGAGCGGCATCGATTATCAGACCTATTTCAAGGGCGCACAGTTCATTCACTTCCTGCTGGGGCCGGCAACGGTTGCCCTGGCGATTCCGCTCCATCGGGAACTGGAGATCATCCGCAAGTCATTTGTCCCGATAATCGTCACCCTGGCAGCGGGCTCCCTGGCTGCCATCGCAAGCGCCGTGGGGATTGTCTGGGCGCTTGGCGGCGAGAGTGTACTTCTTTTGACCGTAGCGCCCAAATCGGTTACCACACCGATTGCCATGGGGATTTCCGAGCAGATCGGGGGCCTGCCGTCGCTGACTGCCGTGGTGGTCGTCCTGACCGGCATAACCGGGGCCGTTGGCGGCGACTTCGTGCTGAACCGGCTGAGAATCAACGACGACAAAGCCCGGGGCATGGCGCTGGGGGTAGCCTCCCACGGCGTCGGCACCGCCCATGCCATCCAGAGAAGCAGGGTGGCCGGGGCATTCTCGGCGCTGGCCATGGCGCTGAACGGCTTATTCACTGCCCTGCTGCTCCCAGCGCTGGTACGGCTGCTGCAGTAA
- a CDS encoding CidA/LrgA family protein, producing the protein MLGSLTLILACQLIGEIITRLTGIPVPGPVIGMVLLFCGLVFFPRKVPKEVETAGGFLLRYLALLFVPAGVGVITNLDLLMKSWLPISGTIIIGTLATIAVTGLVMQSLNRRCAASGEDDRQ; encoded by the coding sequence ATGCTTGGCTCCCTTACCCTGATTCTTGCCTGCCAGCTGATCGGCGAGATCATCACCAGACTGACCGGGATTCCGGTGCCCGGCCCGGTTATCGGGATGGTTCTCCTCTTCTGCGGCCTGGTCTTTTTCCCCCGGAAAGTGCCAAAGGAAGTGGAAACCGCCGGAGGGTTCCTCCTTCGCTACCTGGCGCTGCTTTTTGTCCCTGCCGGGGTCGGCGTCATCACCAATCTCGACCTTCTCATGAAGTCATGGCTTCCCATCTCCGGCACCATCATCATCGGCACCCTTGCGACAATCGCCGTAACCGGCCTGGTCATGCAATCCCTCAATCGCCGGTGCGCCGCCTCCGGGGAGGATGACCGGCAATGA
- a CDS encoding clostripain-related cysteine peptidase, whose amino-acid sequence MATKATTKRNWTIMVYLAGDNNLDSAGVVDLKEMKTTGTNDKVAVLAQFDRAGTKTQTMRYCLKKGTSLAKDAVQSLGETNMGDPKVLEDFVTWGITNYPADHYLLVLWNHGAGWDDANLYEGDVFSGAAPPVSRKAQPVPTRGATGDGKPLPMAQARAGIRRTRRALFSTTVAAAIKQRGIAFDDQAQDFLDNIELKKVMTAIKKKLNKKIDILGMDACLMSMVEVAYQMRAVADYSVGSEETEPGDGWPYDRILKALAAKPAMTPEELSKTIVTQYLASYKSGDNVTQSAVKLLALNPLATAIDSLAKALSGILGDTAARTALINARAQVQEYSRPYDDYCDLIDLCDLISKGVANPAVKNACSAVKGAATTAVIAAGYKGTAVDNSRGVSIYFPKRKLSPLYKTLDFTKKSAWDEFLSAYLAVLGR is encoded by the coding sequence ATGGCCACGAAAGCGACCACTAAACGAAACTGGACCATCATGGTCTATCTCGCCGGCGACAACAACCTGGACAGTGCCGGCGTCGTCGACCTGAAAGAGATGAAAACCACCGGCACAAACGATAAAGTCGCCGTTCTGGCCCAGTTCGACCGGGCCGGGACAAAGACGCAGACCATGCGCTACTGCCTGAAAAAGGGGACTTCGCTGGCCAAGGACGCGGTTCAATCCCTGGGAGAGACCAACATGGGGGACCCGAAGGTGCTGGAGGATTTCGTCACCTGGGGAATCACCAACTATCCGGCCGACCACTATCTGCTGGTCCTCTGGAACCATGGCGCCGGGTGGGATGACGCCAACCTCTACGAAGGGGACGTCTTCAGCGGGGCAGCCCCCCCGGTTTCGCGCAAAGCACAGCCGGTACCGACCAGGGGCGCAACCGGCGACGGAAAGCCCCTTCCCATGGCCCAGGCCAGGGCCGGCATCCGGCGCACCCGCCGCGCCCTCTTCAGCACCACGGTAGCCGCCGCCATCAAGCAGCGGGGGATTGCCTTCGACGACCAGGCCCAGGACTTTCTGGACAACATCGAACTGAAGAAGGTGATGACCGCCATAAAGAAGAAGCTCAATAAAAAGATCGACATCCTCGGCATGGATGCCTGCCTCATGAGCATGGTGGAGGTGGCCTACCAGATGCGGGCCGTGGCCGACTACAGCGTCGGCTCGGAAGAAACCGAACCGGGGGACGGATGGCCCTACGACCGGATCCTCAAGGCTCTGGCCGCCAAGCCTGCCATGACTCCGGAGGAGCTATCCAAAACCATCGTCACCCAGTACCTGGCATCCTACAAATCCGGCGACAACGTCACCCAATCGGCCGTGAAACTTCTGGCACTGAACCCCCTTGCCACGGCCATAGACAGTCTGGCAAAGGCCCTGTCAGGAATCCTGGGCGACACTGCCGCGCGCACCGCCCTCATCAACGCCAGGGCGCAGGTGCAGGAGTACAGCCGCCCCTACGACGACTACTGCGACCTCATCGACCTCTGCGACCTTATCAGCAAAGGGGTCGCCAACCCGGCGGTCAAAAACGCCTGCTCCGCCGTAAAGGGTGCCGCAACAACCGCCGTCATCGCCGCCGGCTACAAGGGAACGGCCGTGGACAACTCCAGGGGGGTCTCCATCTACTTCCCCAAAAGAAAGCTTTCGCCTCTGTACAAGACCCTGGACTTCACCAAGAAGAGCGCCTGGGACGAGTTTCTTTCGGCATACCTGGCCGTGCTTGGGAGATAA
- a CDS encoding glyceraldehyde-3-phosphate dehydrogenase — protein MNNQMQKTYLMEWQHLEECAELMLPLIGKLYREHNVVTTVYGRTLVNGTTIDILKSHRFARLILDDELSVLDTFPIVEAMTRLDLAPARVDIGKLTVRYKAEGGGLGVDDFVRRELASVNTGRTPILSEPRDVVLYGFGRIGRLLARILVEKAGSGEKLRIRAAVVRKGGAGDLAKRASLLRRDSVHGHFNGIITFDEEENAIIANGNMIRIIYADAPENVDYTQYGIKNAILIDNTGKWRDREGLGRHLKAQGISKVVLTAPGKGDIPNIVAGINNELITPEENIFSAASCTTNAIVPVLKAVNDRFGIVSGHVETCHSYTNDQNLIDNYHKASRRGRSAPLNMVITETGAAKAVAKALPELTGKLTGNAIRVPTPNVSLAILNLELGQEADVAEINGHLRQISLDSPLQNQIDYTNSSEVVSSDFVGSRHAGVVDSLATISQGKRCVLYVWYDNEFGYSCQVVRMIQKMAGVELPSVPN, from the coding sequence ATGAACAACCAGATGCAGAAGACCTACCTCATGGAATGGCAGCACTTGGAAGAGTGCGCCGAACTCATGCTCCCCCTGATAGGCAAGCTCTATCGGGAGCACAATGTCGTGACCACGGTTTACGGCCGTACCCTCGTCAACGGCACCACGATCGATATCCTCAAATCCCACCGGTTTGCCCGTCTGATTCTCGATGACGAGCTGTCCGTCCTTGATACGTTCCCCATCGTTGAAGCAATGACTCGGCTTGACCTGGCTCCGGCGCGGGTTGACATCGGCAAGCTCACCGTCCGCTACAAGGCGGAAGGGGGCGGGCTCGGGGTGGATGATTTCGTGCGCCGGGAACTGGCCTCGGTCAACACCGGCCGGACTCCCATCCTGAGCGAGCCCCGTGACGTCGTACTCTACGGCTTCGGCCGCATCGGCCGTCTCCTCGCCCGGATTCTCGTGGAGAAGGCCGGCAGCGGCGAAAAACTGCGGATTCGGGCGGCCGTCGTCCGCAAGGGTGGGGCGGGCGATCTGGCAAAGCGGGCGAGCCTCCTGCGCCGCGACTCGGTCCACGGCCATTTCAACGGCATCATTACCTTTGACGAAGAAGAGAACGCCATCATCGCCAACGGCAACATGATCCGCATCATCTACGCCGACGCCCCCGAGAACGTCGACTACACCCAGTACGGCATCAAGAACGCCATCCTCATCGACAACACCGGCAAGTGGCGTGACCGCGAGGGGCTCGGCCGGCACCTGAAGGCGCAGGGAATCTCGAAGGTGGTCCTTACCGCCCCGGGCAAGGGGGATATCCCCAATATCGTCGCCGGCATCAACAATGAGCTGATTACCCCTGAGGAGAATATCTTCTCCGCGGCCAGCTGCACCACCAACGCCATCGTTCCGGTGCTCAAGGCGGTAAACGACCGGTTCGGGATCGTGAGCGGCCACGTGGAGACCTGCCACTCCTACACCAACGACCAGAACCTGATCGACAACTACCACAAGGCTTCCCGCCGCGGCCGGAGTGCCCCCCTCAACATGGTTATTACCGAGACCGGTGCCGCCAAGGCTGTGGCCAAGGCGCTTCCGGAGTTGACCGGCAAGCTGACCGGCAACGCCATCCGGGTGCCGACCCCCAACGTGTCGCTCGCCATTCTCAACCTGGAGCTGGGCCAGGAGGCCGACGTTGCGGAGATCAACGGTCACCTGCGCCAGATCTCCCTGGATTCGCCGCTCCAGAACCAGATCGACTACACCAACTCGTCAGAGGTGGTTTCCAGCGATTTCGTCGGCTCGCGCCACGCCGGCGTGGTTGATTCCCTGGCCACCATCTCCCAGGGTAAGCGCTGCGTCCTCTATGTCTGGTACGACAACGAATTCGGCTACAGTTGCCAGGTGGTCCGGATGATCCAGAAGATGGCCGGGGTGGAACTCCCTTCCGTGCCGAACTAA